A genomic window from Salvia splendens isolate huo1 chromosome 11, SspV2, whole genome shotgun sequence includes:
- the LOC121754887 gene encoding uncharacterized protein LOC121754887, with protein MSSHFMIWNAQGIANATTQGSFKNMIDMYSVLFAAVLEPQTEPHPSFFSRRFGLQFRCSNTNGKIWIFSHRDWQVDVIDDSEQVLHVRVTAAIFPTPIFLSVVYAKCSREGRYDLWNKLRDISLATDGAPWLVGGDFNIFLLEEERRGSTTDRHGEMMDFADAVADCQLLDPGFDGPPFTWTRSGLWERLDRVLLGEHWTTVFAATRVTHLPRISSDHAPLLVRCQLTTQIPRPSFRFQNMWVRHHTFRDEITRVWAAETGFFGMLNLQFKLSRVKNFLKGWNREVFGNIFERLREAEEAVTVAQAAYDGDPTGAHRSELSRCTAFYVLCTRMEEDFWKQKAAIRWAAGGQTLTSEDDIRQSAVGFFQQLLTTDVEQLEQPDLDLLSSLPDSVDREGLCAVPDSDEVRAAVFGISGDSASGPDDYLSRSLDRLVATHPDMEYRCARRAPAISHLSYADDIVIFVRAHRQSVERLVHCLDHYSAVSGQMVNKGKSHFYLFQKFDSWAAEVAEVLKPFEYWMRDLEQILARLGVRLTLRRDGV; from the exons ATGTCTAGCCATTTCATGATCTGGAATGCCCAGGGGATAGCGAACGCTACTACCCAAGGCAGTTTCAAGAATATGATCGATATGTATAGTGTGTTGTTTGCCGCAGTGCTTGAGCCTCAGACAGAACCCCATCCTTCTTTCTTTAGTAGGCGCTTTGGGTTGCAATTTAGGTGCTCGAACACAAACGGCAAGATTTGGATCTTCTCTCACAGGGATTGGCAGGTCGATGTGATCGACGATTCCGAGCAAGTTCTTCATGTCCGAGTTACTGCTGCTATATTCCCTACTCCAATCTTTCTCTCCGTAGTGTAcgctaagtgctcgagggaggggaGATACGATTTGTGGAATAAGCTCAGGGACATCTCCTTAGCGACTGACGGGGCACCCTGGCTTGTTGGAGgcgacttcaacatcttcttgttggaggaagagagacgGGGCAGTACGACAGATAGGCACGGAGAGATGATGGACTTTGCTGACGCCGTTGCAGACTGCCAGCTCCTGGACCCAGGCTTTGATGGCCCACCTTTTACTTGGACGAGGAGTGGGCTCTGGGAAAGGTTGGACAGAGTCCTTCTAGGGGAGCATTGGACGACAGTCTTTGCAGCTACTAGGGTGACTCACTTGCCTAGGATCTCTTCAGATCATGCCCCTTTGCTCGTGCGATGCCAGCTCACTACCCAGATTCCGAGGCCATCCtttaggtttcagaacatgtgggtaCGGCATCATACTTTCAGGGATGAGATCACCAGAGTGTGGGCGGCGGAGACGGGCTTCTTCGGCATGCTcaatcttcagttcaaactcagcagagtgAAGAATTTTCTCAAAGGATGGAACAgagaggtctttgggaacatcttcGAGAGGCtgagggaggcagaggaggcaGTTACCGTTGCGCAGGCGGCTTACGACGGGGATCCCACAGGAGCCCATAGGAGTGAGCTCAGCCGATGCACCGCTTTCTATGTACTCTGcactaggatggaggaggatttctggaagcagaaggctgccattCGGTGGGCG gcaggaGGACAGACTCTCACGTCAGAGGACGATATCAGACAGTCGGCGGTAGGTTTCTTTCAGCAGCTGCTCACGACAGACGTTGAGCAGttggagcagccggaccttgATCTCTTGAGCAGCCTTCCAGACTCAGTGGACCGCGAGGGCCTCTGTGCAGTCCCGGACTCAGATGAGGTGAGAGCGgcggtctttggcatcagtggAGACAGCGCCTCTGGACCGGATG aTTATCTGTCGAGGAGCTTGGACAGGCTTGTGGCTACACATCCtgatatggagtatagatgtgctcgacgcgcgccggccatatcccatCTGTCTTATGCCGACGACATTgtcatttttgtcagggcgcacagacagtccgtggagaggtTGGTACATTGTCTTGACcactattctgccgtgtcgggCCAGATGGTGAACAAGGGAAAGAGTCACTTCTATCTCTTTCAGAAGTTCGACTCTTGGGCGGCCGAGGTGGCAGAG gttcTGAAGCCGTTTGAGTACTGGATGAGGGActtggagcagatcttggccag GTTAGGGGTCCGCCTAACCctccgccgtgatggtgtttga